The sequence CAACTATGACTATGATCTTTTTGTTTTTGATCTCCTTTCCTTCTTCATTGGCTCATTCTATTGCACTAGTGTGATTTGAACAATCAAGATTAATGTAGAAATTGTACGTTAATTCGACGAACAATACCACTGACAAAAAAAGTCAGCCACCGACAATTACTTAGACACTACTGGTGCATATGCTTGCTTATATTGATCCATCAAGAACCAGTCAAGCCAATGGTACCAGTTGAATTATGGGATTATTTCAATTAAACACCCCATAAATCAGAACTTTTGGTGTTCATTCTCTGCCCGTCACTTCATCACTGCTCAAGGTTTATCTCCGATAAGATGTGCtgacaaagaaaaatagagttaccGTGAGAGGATTGAGGAAATGTTTAAATATATACGATTTGAatacaagaaaataattaatGAGAAAATGTTTAAATATATACGATTCGAATACAAGAAAATAATCTTATAAAGATTTTTCGTGTTTCGTTAAATTTAAATTCGTGCATATTGTTCAGTATTGGAGTCAAAAGTATCCGGCCAATATCATTTTTAGCATTGCACTTTGCGATGGAAACTGTGTTGCTTTTTAGAAGAAATTTGCAGCATGACACACAAAAAGACAGAGACGATATTGGTGGTTAACTGATAGCACCCCACCAAATTGCTGACATAAAGGATAAAGACAGGCCGTTTTCTTAGTTAATTGAGCAAGTGGCCTAAAGGTCTTCTATCAGGGTCATATTCTATCGacatttatcataaatatatatccGCAAGTTTTCCATAATCAAGCACAGAGATTCCTTCCAAGTTTTCAAAGGCGTCCAGTTCAAGTATCAGCAATTTCTGCAGCATAACTCACTGTTATTTGCCGATTCTATTGTACATCAAACCTGTAAGTACTCCCGACTTTAATTTTGTTCCCAAAGTTGTGTATCTATCCTGATTTTTGTTTGTTGGTATGGTGGACTCGACCAACTAGTCTTTAGATCGGGGGGTCTCAATCTATAGTCATATTGAGGGTCAAGTTTTGGTTGAGAATTAACCAGTAAGAATCTTTGTGGTGGTTGTAGTGCGTACACGGTACGCTCATCATCTCATAATCTTGAAAGCTCAAGCTTCTAAATCCGGCAAGAATATCTTCTGGAATCATGAAGCAAAGGGAAGGGAAAAGTTTAGCAGATGGAAAGAAGTCAAAGAAGATTGCTCTACcacctccaccaccaccaccaacatcgaGGTTTCTACTTGGCAGGAAACTGGCAACACAAAGCCTGACCAAACAGGAGATTGCCAAGTATTGGAAGCAGAAGCGCAAGACAGAAGAAGAGCACTTCCTTGATGCCATCAAAGCTGCAGCCAGAATCAGGGCGCGCAATCTCTCGGTAAAGTTTTCTTATCCATTTATCAAAGTAGTATTAAAATCGTAAAAAGatgtactaatttttttttaatagatgaATCATGTTAAGCAAGTCTGGGTGGTGTAGTTGGTTATCACGCTAGTCTCACACACTAGAGGTCCCCGGTTTGAACCCGGGCTCAGACATTTCCTTTTCCTCATCCGGTCCATCTCCGGCTTGCCATAAATCTTTGTAAAGCATTGAAGGTGGGAGAGAGGTCAAAATCGCACTGCAACTTTTCCatacttttaatagattatagtAAGAAATATTGAGTGTTCCACTTTCTTTGCATATTGTCCTACCATTAAGATTCCTTAAAAGTCTTGCTCATCCGAAAGGGCCAATAATAATAGTTAATTGGTGGACAACTACTTTACTTCTATGCCCATAAGCAAAAGCTTATTACGTACGTTGCattattatatatacatggtCCCAGTAAGTCCACTAAAACATggaattgtaaaaaaaaatgttttgGATGAATATCCATTGGTATTTTCTGGCTCAGTTGGAATATAAAATAAGTCAAAGAGATTCATAAGCTGCAGTTTCTAATGAATATAGCCAATGATTATGACCTAGAAACTCTTACAGAAATTGTGAAGATGATTTTGGAACTTATACTATTAAAGAGTAGATATTGACAGCAGGTCAATTTTGACAACTCTCTTTCTCTGTCATTTGCTTTTGGCAACTGATGTACAAATAGAGCCCATCTCCTGATCGAGTCCATTATTTCGTATTAACTTGCTTACATATTATCTGTTGTATTAAGGCGGAGGATTACAAACACTTCGTGTATTCCTTGAAAGCGGATGACGACGCCGACATAGTACCTAAGAACATATCTGAAATGGACGAGAACATGAAGGAGAAAAGAGTTGGTATAAAGGACTGGTAAGTATTAGAAAAACTTTTAACAAAGTGAGACCCAACTATGTACTTTCAAGTAGTCAAACAAGCAGGGCTGCTCACATATTTGAGACTTGCAGGTGGACTAAGAGCAAATATGCATATCTAAACCAGCCTGCTCTGAAGTCCATGGAACGCCACTGCTACACTTATATTCCGCAACTGTATTGCTACAAGGCACCACAACCACCAGTTGCAAGCACTTTTGGGATCTTCTAGGCCATTCATGTTCCGTTCACGCACactctcatatatatatatatatatatcattgttTGTTCAGTGTGTGATCCTCGAAGGAAGTGTCATGTGATCATTGAAATTATTGTATTGGGGTTTTTAACTACACTACTCTTGTGATGGAAATTGCTGTCAATAAATAATTGTTCTACTACTGTTATATGCTCCATCTAGATATTCAGCTTTCTATTCATGCAAGTTTTTGCTGAACAATTTATTGCAGCTGCTATTATTTTTTCCAGATAGTACTATCATGATCTAGTGTCATTAGGAAAATCACCGTCAGTACAGTCCAGGGTTATGGTGAGATGGATAAGATCCGTCCATTCTTGATTAGGGTCTCTCCCTTTAATAAGATTTACGCGGTACGAATCTAATTATTTCAGGAATAATGAGAAAAGGCTTGTGATAATGACCTCTTACCC comes from Capsicum annuum cultivar UCD-10X-F1 chromosome 2, UCD10Xv1.1, whole genome shotgun sequence and encodes:
- the LOC107859825 gene encoding uncharacterized protein LOC107859825: MKQREGKSLADGKKSKKIALPPPPPPPTSRFLLGRKLATQSLTKQEIAKYWKQKRKTEEEHFLDAIKAAARIRARNLSAEDYKHFVYSLKADDDADIVPKNISEMDENMKEKRVGIKDWWTKSKYAYLNQPALKSMERHCYTYIPQLYCYKAPQPPVASTFGIF